Proteins encoded together in one Patescibacteria group bacterium window:
- a CDS encoding AbrB/MazE/SpoVT family DNA-binding domain-containing protein has protein sequence MVKKLTKHGNSLALVIDRPILDLLKIDGETPLE, from the coding sequence ATGGTAAAGAAGCTGACCAAGCATGGAAACAGCCTGGCGTTGGTGATCGACCGGCCCATCCTCGACCTGCTCAAGATCGACGGCGAGACACCACTCGAG